In one Molothrus ater isolate BHLD 08-10-18 breed brown headed cowbird chromosome 6, BPBGC_Mater_1.1, whole genome shotgun sequence genomic region, the following are encoded:
- the EIF5 gene encoding eukaryotic translation initiation factor 5 → MSVNVNRSVSDQFYRYKMPRLIAKVEGKGNGIKTVIVNMVDVAKALNRPPTYPTKFFGCELGAQTQFDVKNDRYIVNGSHEANKLQDMLDGFIKKFVLCPECENPETDLHVNPKKQTIGNSCKACGYRGMLDTNHKLCTFILKNPPESGDTGTGKKEKEKKNRKGKDKENGSVSSNETLPPPPPEEITPPQVVEEEDDDDWGEDTTEEAQRRRMDEISDHAKNLTLSEDLERTVEERVNLLFDFVKKKKEEGVIDTSDKDIVAEAERLDVKAMGPLVLTEVLFDEKIREQIRKYRRHFLRFCHNNKKAQRYLLHGFECVVAMHQSQLISKIPHILKEMYDADLLEEEVILGWAEKASKKYVSKELAKEIRVKAEPFIKWLKEAEEESSGNEEEDEDENIEVVYSTTASVPKVETVKPANNKDDDIDIDAI, encoded by the exons ATGTCTGTCAACGTCAACCGCAGTGTTTCAGATCAGTTCTATCGCTACAAAATGCCCCGTCTGATTGCCAAG gtGGAGGGCAAAGGAAATGGAATAAAGACGGTTATAGTCAACATGGTTGACGTTGCAAAGGCGCTTAATCGGCCTCCAACGT ATCCTACCAAATTTTTTGGTTgtgagctgggagcacagacCCAGTTTGATGTTAAGAATGACCGTTACATTGTCAATGGATCTCATGAGGCGAATAAGCTGCAAGACATGTTGGATGgattcattaaaaaatttgTTCTCTGTCCTGAGTGTGAGAATCCTGAAACTGATCTG CATGTCAATCCTAAGAAACAAACTATAGGTAACTCTTGCAAAGCCTGTGGCTATCGAGGCATGCTTGACACAAACCATAAACTCTGCACGTTCATTCTCAAAAACCCACCTG AAAGTGGTGACACTGgtacaggaaagaaagaaaaggagaagaagaacagaaaaggcAAGGACAAAGAGAATGGTTCTGTGTCCAGCAATGAGACACTTCCACCCCCACCACCAGAGGAGATTACTCCTCCACAGGTTGTG gaggaggaggatgatgatgacTGGGGTGAGGACACAACAGAAGAAGCCCAGAGGCGTAGAATGGATGAAATCAGTGACCATGCGAAGAACCTCACACTTAGTGAAGATCTGGAAAGAACTGTAGAAGAGAGAGTCAACTTACTATTTGATTTTGTAAAG aaaaagaaggaagaaggtgTCATCGATACTTCTGACAAAGACATTGTAGCAGAAGCAGAGAGACTGGATGTAAAGGCCATGGGCCCACTTGTTCTCACTGAAGTCCTTTTTGATGAAAAGATTCGTGAACAAATCAGGAAATACAGACGTCACTTCCTTCGT TTCTGCCACAACAACAAGAAAGCTCAGAGGTACCTTCTCCATGGCTTCGAGTGTGTGGTAGCTATGCATCAGTCTCAGCTTATTTCAAAAATACCACATATTTTGAAGGAAATGTATGATGCAGATCTTCTGGAAGAAGAAGTCATCCTTGGCTGGGCAGAAAAG GCCTCAAAGAAATATGTTTCAAAGGAGCTTGCCAAAGAAATCCGTGTCAAAGCAGAACCATTTATTAAATGGCTAAAGGAAGCTGAAGAAGAATCTTCCGGTAATGAAGAAGAGGATGAAGATGAAAACATAGAG GTGGTGTACTCCACAACTGCCAGTGTACCTAAAGTTGAAACTGTGAAGCCTGCAAACAATAAAGATGATGATATCGATATCGATGCCATTTAA